In Aquiflexum balticum DSM 16537, a single genomic region encodes these proteins:
- the tilS gene encoding tRNA lysidine(34) synthetase TilS, translating to MEDLFKTHIRSKNILDLNKSYLLAISGGIDSVCLGHLLFRSGYSFSLGHVNFQLRGKESDQDEAFVRDLAQAWNVPFFVKKTNKKQFMSSGISTQMGARDFRYQWFDELLKENGFDGILVAHQFEDQIETVFLNLLRGTGIEGVYGMADKRGNIIRPLLPFSRIQITGFMEENGYAWRNDSSNYDNDYKRNLLRNRVLPTLSEDFEGGLQTLDLSFKRLKDTGKAFFELFETWKKDHIKSENDYQYLEISAIKSMPGRQSLVYYWLRDYGFSYFDVQDMLQSIDLNVLGKVFYAGQYILNKDRDLLILGKNDFEWDPLEIHLHDIEMNTKNLKFDILHLEEKFEIVKSSESAMLDLEKLEFPLLVKKWEYGDRFIPLGMENEKKISDLLVDLKVPLIQKKQVLVLWSGGKIAWVIGLRISEEFKCSQSTKKVLYFKKI from the coding sequence ATGGAAGACCTTTTTAAAACACATATACGCTCGAAAAATATTTTGGATTTAAATAAATCGTATCTGTTGGCTATCAGTGGCGGTATTGATAGTGTTTGCTTGGGCCATTTATTATTCAGATCGGGTTATTCTTTTTCTTTGGGGCACGTCAATTTTCAATTGAGGGGGAAAGAAAGTGATCAGGATGAAGCTTTTGTCAGAGATCTTGCCCAAGCATGGAATGTCCCTTTTTTTGTCAAAAAAACAAATAAAAAGCAATTCATGTCATCCGGAATTTCCACTCAAATGGGAGCTCGGGATTTCAGATATCAATGGTTTGATGAACTCCTAAAAGAAAATGGATTTGATGGAATTTTGGTGGCACATCAATTTGAAGATCAGATTGAAACTGTATTTCTCAATCTTTTAAGAGGGACGGGTATCGAGGGCGTTTATGGAATGGCTGACAAAAGAGGAAATATTATCCGCCCACTTCTTCCTTTTTCAAGAATTCAGATTACGGGGTTTATGGAAGAAAACGGATACGCTTGGAGGAATGACAGCAGTAATTATGACAATGATTATAAGCGTAATCTTCTTCGAAATCGGGTGTTGCCCACTTTGAGTGAGGATTTTGAAGGGGGATTACAGACCCTGGATCTGAGTTTTAAAAGATTGAAAGATACAGGTAAGGCATTTTTTGAATTGTTTGAAACCTGGAAAAAGGATCACATAAAATCCGAAAATGACTATCAATATCTTGAAATCAGTGCTATAAAATCAATGCCGGGCAGGCAGTCTTTGGTTTATTATTGGCTGAGGGATTACGGGTTTTCCTACTTTGATGTGCAGGATATGCTACAGTCCATTGACTTGAATGTTCTGGGCAAAGTGTTTTATGCAGGGCAGTATATTTTGAATAAGGATAGGGATTTATTGATTTTGGGAAAAAATGATTTTGAATGGGATCCATTGGAAATCCATTTGCATGATATTGAAATGAATACCAAAAACCTTAAGTTTGATATTTTGCATTTGGAAGAAAAATTCGAAATAGTAAAGTCTTCCGAAAGTGCCATGCTTGATCTGGAAAAACTGGAGTTTCCCCTGTTGGTAAAAAAATGGGAATATGGAGACCGATTTATTCCATTAGGAATGGAGAATGAAAAAAAAATCAGTGATTTATTGGTAGATTTGAAAGTGCCATTGATCCAGAAAAAACAAGTGTTGGTGCTTTGGTCAGGAGGAAAGATTGCATGGGTCATTGGTTTGAGGATCAGTGAGGAATTTAAATGCAGTCAATCCACCAAGAAGGTGTTGTATTTCAAAAAGATATAA
- a CDS encoding OstA-like protein, with translation MIKKPYFLLCLFFLIIIQVSVAQNVLEIQNAELLQGATGFERLLENVRMKHQNSLIYCDSAHFYRNENKAILYGNVRIEDQNDPITTSSRYAEYDGNTKIAKLRNNVVFKNESTTLYTDFLDYDRSTGIANYFNDGKVIDSTNVLTSNKGVYETSLEKITFTDNVILINPDYTLKTNFLIYKTVPKTSETIGITNIVSKDGEKLNAQKGSFYDTERKIFRFFDGDVETETTKVYAETLYYDENQKYFEGRVNVSLLNKERNIEIFGEEGKYWEDRKYSIVYGNSLVRKYFETDTLFMIADTLISQDSENAEERHLLAFHKVQLIKSGLHGKSDSLAYIYSDSTMHLYNDPILWDNKSQISADSIRFLIANEEIDEVHLIQKAFSVTMDTIGNFNQMKGRKMTGYFTDQKISKLHIQGNGESIYFDLIGDSTMRGMNKMLCANIIMFFDDGKLVKTNWLVQPEGSFKPPHILEEDEKQLEGFNWRESEKPNMEIINSWRTPKKREENEFNFFNEPDALIPYPKEEEIQKLLKEKLNKRE, from the coding sequence ATGATCAAAAAACCATATTTTCTGCTCTGCTTATTTTTTTTAATCATAATTCAGGTATCTGTTGCTCAAAACGTATTGGAGATTCAGAATGCAGAATTATTGCAAGGTGCCACTGGTTTTGAAAGACTACTTGAAAACGTCAGGATGAAACATCAAAATTCCCTGATATACTGTGATTCCGCTCATTTCTACAGGAATGAAAACAAAGCAATTCTATATGGAAATGTCAGGATTGAAGATCAAAATGACCCAATTACCACTTCAAGCAGGTACGCTGAATATGATGGGAATACCAAAATTGCAAAATTAAGGAACAACGTGGTTTTCAAAAATGAGTCTACGACACTATATACTGATTTTTTGGATTATGACAGATCCACAGGCATTGCCAACTACTTCAATGATGGTAAAGTAATTGACAGCACAAATGTACTGACCAGCAATAAAGGGGTTTATGAAACAAGTCTTGAGAAAATTACTTTTACCGATAATGTTATTTTGATCAACCCTGATTACACACTTAAAACCAACTTTCTGATCTATAAGACAGTACCCAAAACTTCGGAGACAATTGGGATCACCAACATTGTATCCAAGGACGGTGAAAAACTGAATGCACAAAAAGGGAGTTTTTATGATACTGAACGCAAAATTTTCAGATTCTTTGACGGGGATGTTGAAACCGAAACCACCAAGGTCTATGCGGAGACTTTATACTATGATGAAAATCAAAAATATTTTGAGGGTAGAGTCAATGTCAGTTTGCTGAACAAGGAGCGAAATATTGAAATATTCGGGGAGGAGGGGAAATATTGGGAAGACAGGAAATACAGCATCGTTTATGGTAATTCCCTGGTCAGGAAATATTTTGAGACCGATACATTATTTATGATTGCAGACACCTTGATTTCGCAGGATAGCGAAAATGCGGAAGAAAGGCATCTATTGGCCTTTCATAAGGTCCAATTGATAAAATCCGGATTACATGGCAAATCTGATTCTTTGGCATACATATATTCTGACTCTACGATGCATTTATACAATGATCCTATTCTATGGGACAATAAGAGTCAGATATCCGCCGACAGCATCCGATTCTTGATAGCAAATGAAGAAATTGATGAAGTTCATCTTATCCAAAAGGCCTTCAGTGTAACCATGGATACTATCGGTAATTTCAATCAGATGAAGGGACGGAAAATGACCGGCTATTTCACAGACCAAAAAATCAGCAAACTTCATATTCAGGGAAATGGCGAATCAATTTATTTTGACCTAATTGGGGATTCTACCATGAGAGGAATGAATAAAATGCTGTGCGCTAATATCATTATGTTTTTTGATGATGGTAAGCTTGTCAAAACAAATTGGCTGGTACAGCCTGAAGGATCCTTCAAACCACCCCATATTTTAGAGGAAGATGAGAAGCAACTCGAGGGTTTTAATTGGAGAGAAAGTGAAAAACCCAACATGGAAATCATCAATTCCTGGAGGACTCCTAAAAAAAGAGAGGAAAATGAATTTAATTTTTTCAATGAACCGGATGCTCTAATTCCCTATCCGAAAGAGGAGGAAATACAAAAATTATTAAAGGAAAAACTTAATAAAAGGGAATAA
- a CDS encoding T9SS type A sorting domain-containing protein has product MKSFLPLLFILTFILSTHVGAQVRVLSENTEFSGKIGSSQRKSLIIQNESNQENEYFLKFLRGNVGSSQNIKICIADKCFDPKKDLSKIKLTLSPNEIFTDLYLEFDLGITETRGNFDLHFVNSENLRDVFVIEAVYDVFNPSVEETNHKDISIGSIYPNPSNRIAQIDYDFKNPNAVAKISINSFIGNPVAEYILDPVSKSLVINVANFNPGVYFYTLYVDNKNIVTKKLVVKK; this is encoded by the coding sequence ATGAAATCCTTTTTACCTCTCCTATTTATTTTAACTTTTATTCTTTCTACGCACGTAGGAGCTCAGGTGAGAGTATTGTCTGAAAATACAGAATTCAGTGGGAAAATAGGTTCGTCACAACGCAAATCCCTGATCATTCAAAATGAAAGCAATCAGGAAAATGAATATTTTCTGAAATTTTTACGTGGAAATGTAGGTTCCTCGCAGAATATTAAAATCTGTATCGCTGACAAATGTTTTGATCCAAAGAAAGATTTATCAAAAATCAAACTAACGCTATCTCCAAACGAGATTTTTACAGACCTATATTTAGAATTTGATTTGGGCATAACCGAAACCAGAGGGAATTTTGATCTGCATTTCGTCAACTCAGAAAATTTAAGGGATGTTTTTGTAATTGAAGCGGTCTACGATGTCTTCAATCCCAGCGTTGAAGAAACTAATCATAAGGATATTTCTATCGGAAGTATATATCCTAACCCCAGCAATAGGATAGCCCAAATTGATTATGATTTTAAGAATCCAAATGCAGTAGCTAAAATATCGATCAATAGTTTTATAGGCAATCCTGTGGCAGAATACATTCTTGACCCGGTAAGTAAAAGCCTTGTTATCAACGTGGCAAACTTCAATCCGGGAGTTTATTTTTACACTTTATATGTTGACAACAAGAATATAGTCACCAAAAAACTCGTTGTTAAAAAGTAA
- a CDS encoding Crp/Fnr family transcriptional regulator — protein MINPFSKTFNERELEIFQFLSQIRLFEKLKNSEMARFLSAIHYRKYLKDEVIFFRGDPSHALYIVKSGLINLTLDIKDDFEVIKEVRKMEAFGENSLIENTKRIYTAVVSSEQSELMVIPYFATQEIFDNHPKIQAKMMTSLSEIYNENNHRLFKSYKNSLGFFNLGEMFESKDKM, from the coding sequence ATGATCAATCCGTTTTCTAAAACTTTCAATGAGAGAGAATTGGAAATTTTCCAGTTTCTATCCCAGATTAGACTTTTTGAAAAACTGAAGAATTCCGAGATGGCAAGATTTCTATCAGCTATTCATTACAGGAAATATCTTAAAGATGAAGTAATTTTTTTTAGGGGTGATCCCAGCCATGCACTTTATATCGTAAAGTCCGGACTCATAAATCTTACTTTGGATATCAAAGATGATTTTGAGGTGATCAAGGAGGTGAGGAAAATGGAAGCGTTTGGCGAGAATTCTTTAATCGAAAATACCAAAAGAATTTACACAGCTGTTGTTAGTTCAGAACAGTCGGAATTGATGGTGATTCCTTATTTTGCAACCCAGGAAATTTTTGATAACCACCCGAAGATTCAGGCAAAAATGATGACATCTCTCTCCGAGATTTACAACGAAAACAACCACAGACTATTTAAATCCTACAAAAACTCTCTAGGATTTTTTAATCTGGGTGAGATGTTCGAATCCAAAGACAAAATGTAA
- a CDS encoding outer membrane protein assembly factor BamD, producing the protein MKNLSLFLSLFVVLLGLSSCGKFYKLEKSTNWEELYESANTYYNAEEYSKAIILYDRVLPVIRGSEKAELADFNYAYCHFRLKRYIEAAGYFNSFYQTYNRSPLAEEALFMNAYSLYLDAPDYNLDQKSSRDAVNAIQLFLSRFPESDSFERATDMIDDLQVRFEEKAYQESILYLRLTEGLYPGEFYRACLINFQNFAKNYPDSKHNEELGFKLIEVALKYGERSVFDKKEERLKEVSKYADQFIRKYPESKYLGQINTLVKESETLLVAHLKIKKDYEEQLAKAQAAKEAENN; encoded by the coding sequence ATGAAAAATCTCTCTCTATTTCTATCCTTATTTGTTGTCCTTTTGGGACTTTCTTCCTGCGGAAAGTTTTACAAATTAGAGAAAAGCACCAATTGGGAAGAACTTTATGAATCCGCCAATACATACTATAATGCAGAAGAATACAGCAAAGCCATTATTTTGTATGATAGAGTACTCCCTGTAATTCGCGGAAGTGAGAAAGCAGAACTTGCAGACTTCAATTATGCCTATTGTCACTTTAGACTAAAAAGATATATTGAAGCAGCAGGATATTTCAATTCATTTTATCAGACTTACAATAGAAGCCCACTTGCAGAAGAAGCATTGTTTATGAATGCTTATTCCCTGTATTTGGACGCGCCGGATTACAATCTTGACCAAAAAAGCAGTAGGGATGCCGTCAATGCCATACAGCTTTTTTTGAGCAGGTTCCCAGAATCTGATTCTTTTGAAAGAGCTACGGATATGATTGATGACCTTCAGGTAAGGTTTGAGGAAAAAGCCTATCAGGAATCCATATTGTATCTGAGATTAACAGAGGGATTATACCCCGGTGAATTTTACCGTGCTTGCTTGATTAATTTTCAAAACTTCGCTAAAAACTACCCGGACAGTAAGCACAATGAGGAATTGGGATTCAAATTGATTGAGGTTGCATTGAAATATGGAGAAAGGAGTGTTTTCGACAAGAAAGAAGAAAGACTGAAGGAGGTAAGCAAATATGCAGATCAGTTCATAAGAAAATATCCTGAAAGTAAATATTTGGGTCAAATAAATACCCTCGTAAAGGAATCTGAAACGCTCTTAGTAGCCCACTTAAAAATCAAAAAAGATTACGAGGAACAATTAGCGAAAGCTCAGGCTGCCAAAGAGGCAGAGAACAACTAA
- the mdh gene encoding malate dehydrogenase has protein sequence MTKVTVVGAGNVGATCADVLAYREIAEEIVLVDIKEGMAEGKALDIWQKAPINQYDSRTVGSTNDYSKTANSDVVVITSGLPRKPGMTRDDLIETNAGIVKSVTENVVKHSPNAIIIVVSNPLDVMTYQAHITSKLPRTKVLGMAGILDTARYRAFLAEELNISGKEIQAILMGGHGDTMVPLPRYTTVAGIPVTELIDKQKLDAIIERTKFGGGELVKLMGTSAWYAPGAAAAQMVESILKNQRRVFPVCIKLDGEYGIDDCYLGVPVILGKNGVEKVLELDLNAEEKALLEVSRGHVKEVMAVLDKLSSK, from the coding sequence ATGACAAAAGTAACCGTAGTAGGTGCCGGAAACGTAGGCGCTACATGCGCAGATGTATTGGCGTATAGAGAAATTGCAGAGGAAATCGTATTGGTGGACATCAAAGAAGGTATGGCTGAGGGTAAAGCTTTGGATATCTGGCAAAAGGCTCCTATCAATCAATATGACAGTAGGACTGTGGGAAGTACCAACGATTACAGCAAAACAGCGAACTCCGATGTTGTGGTAATCACTTCAGGTCTTCCCAGGAAACCAGGAATGACCAGGGATGACCTGATAGAAACCAATGCAGGCATCGTAAAATCTGTCACTGAAAATGTAGTGAAACATTCTCCTAATGCTATCATCATTGTAGTTTCCAATCCTTTGGATGTGATGACCTATCAAGCTCACATTACCTCTAAATTGCCAAGAACAAAAGTATTGGGAATGGCCGGTATCTTAGATACAGCCAGGTATAGGGCATTTCTTGCAGAGGAATTGAATATCTCAGGAAAAGAAATCCAGGCCATTTTAATGGGTGGTCACGGAGATACAATGGTCCCTCTACCAAGGTACACCACCGTGGCAGGTATTCCTGTGACAGAATTGATTGACAAGCAAAAACTTGATGCTATTATTGAAAGGACAAAGTTTGGTGGGGGTGAACTGGTCAAACTTATGGGTACTTCAGCTTGGTATGCACCTGGTGCTGCCGCTGCGCAAATGGTAGAATCAATTTTGAAAAACCAAAGAAGGGTATTCCCGGTTTGTATCAAACTTGACGGAGAATATGGAATAGACGATTGTTATTTGGGAGTTCCCGTTATTCTTGGTAAAAATGGGGTTGAAAAAGTGTTGGAGCTTGACCTAAACGCAGAAGAAAAGGCTTTATTGGAAGTTTCCCGAGGCCATGTAAAAGAGGTGATGGCAGTTCTCGATAAGCTATCATCAAAATAA